One genomic region from Cellulosilyticum sp. I15G10I2 encodes:
- a CDS encoding 4Fe-4S dicluster domain-containing protein gives MKKVYVNEDWCLGCHLCEYHCSFANSGKPDMVKAFNGTTKTTPRIVIEEGGDINFAVQCRHCDEPLCVKGCIAGALTITEGVITIDDTRCVGCYTCVLSCPFGCIVTDNEKVVKKCDLCASRTGEPACVKGCPNAAIVFEERG, from the coding sequence ATGAAAAAAGTATATGTAAATGAAGACTGGTGCCTTGGCTGTCACCTTTGTGAATATCACTGCAGTTTTGCAAACAGCGGTAAGCCTGATATGGTTAAAGCTTTTAATGGGACTACAAAAACTACCCCTCGTATTGTGATAGAAGAAGGCGGCGATATTAACTTCGCCGTTCAGTGCAGACATTGTGATGAACCACTTTGTGTAAAAGGCTGTATTGCTGGTGCATTAACTATTACAGAGGGTGTCATTACAATAGACGATACGCGTTGTGTAGGCTGCTATACTTGTGTACTTTCTTGTCCATTTGGATGTATTGTAACAGACAATGAAAAAGTTGTTAAAAAGTGTGATCTATGTGCATCAAGAACTGGTGAACCAGCTTGTGTAAAAGGTTGTCCTAATGCAGCTATTGTCTTTGAGGAAAGGGGTTAA
- a CDS encoding glutamate synthase-related protein, whose protein sequence is MAINYFYPDYEIVRNEKKCIKCKACQRQCANEVHAYDEELDCMSADDASCVDCQRCVSLCPTRALKIVETDNTFKKNANWSQSLITEAYRQAGSGGVLLSSMGNPQPYPVYWDKMLINASQVTNPSIDPLREPMETQTFLGKNPKTIEFDKEGNIISETYPNLKLNIPVMFSAMSYGSISKNAHESLARAASKLGIYYNTGEGGLHEDFYQYGANTIVQVASGRFGVHKKYLEAGAAIEIKMGQGAKPGIGGHLPGTKVGEDVSKTRMIPRGTDAISPAPHHDIYSIEDLRQLIYSLKEATDYKKPVIVKIAAVHNVAAIASGIARSGADIIAIDGYRGGTGAAPTRIRDNVGIPIELALASVDQRLRDEGIRNDVSVVVGGSVRNAADIVKAIALGADAVYIGTAALLALGCHLCRSCHGAKCNWGIATQRPDLVKRLNPEIGYKRLVNLVHAWDHEVKEMMGGMGINSIESLRGNRLMLRGIGLSEKELEILGISHAGE, encoded by the coding sequence ATGGCAATTAATTATTTTTATCCTGACTATGAAATTGTTCGAAACGAGAAAAAATGTATCAAGTGTAAAGCCTGTCAAAGACAATGTGCAAATGAAGTACATGCTTATGATGAAGAATTAGACTGTATGAGTGCCGATGATGCGAGCTGCGTTGATTGTCAAAGATGTGTAAGTCTATGTCCAACAAGAGCTCTTAAAATAGTTGAAACAGATAATACCTTTAAGAAAAATGCAAACTGGTCTCAATCACTTATAACAGAAGCATACAGACAAGCTGGCAGCGGCGGTGTACTTCTATCGAGTATGGGTAACCCTCAACCTTATCCTGTGTATTGGGATAAAATGCTTATCAATGCCAGTCAGGTAACTAATCCTTCGATTGACCCTCTTCGAGAGCCAATGGAAACACAAACTTTTTTAGGTAAAAATCCTAAGACGATTGAATTCGATAAAGAAGGCAATATTATTTCAGAAACTTATCCTAACTTAAAACTTAATATTCCAGTGATGTTCTCTGCTATGTCTTATGGTTCTATCAGCAAAAATGCCCATGAGAGTTTAGCACGGGCAGCTTCAAAACTGGGTATCTATTATAACACTGGCGAAGGCGGTCTTCATGAAGACTTTTATCAATATGGCGCAAATACTATCGTGCAAGTAGCATCTGGTCGTTTTGGCGTACATAAAAAATACTTAGAAGCGGGTGCTGCTATAGAAATCAAAATGGGCCAAGGGGCAAAACCTGGTATTGGCGGCCATCTCCCGGGTACAAAAGTTGGAGAAGATGTCTCTAAAACGAGAATGATTCCAAGAGGAACAGATGCTATTTCCCCTGCACCTCATCATGATATCTATTCTATTGAAGACTTAAGACAGCTTATTTATTCACTTAAAGAAGCAACTGATTATAAAAAACCTGTTATCGTTAAAATAGCTGCTGTGCATAATGTAGCTGCCATTGCATCTGGTATTGCCCGTTCTGGTGCAGATATTATTGCAATTGACGGTTATAGGGGCGGTACTGGTGCTGCACCTACAAGAATCCGGGACAATGTAGGGATTCCTATTGAACTTGCCCTAGCTTCAGTAGACCAAAGACTTCGTGATGAAGGGATACGTAATGATGTTTCTGTCGTTGTTGGGGGCAGTGTCCGCAATGCGGCTGATATTGTTAAAGCCATTGCACTTGGTGCAGACGCTGTGTACATTGGGACAGCTGCACTTTTAGCACTTGGCTGCCACTTATGCAGAAGCTGTCATGGCGCTAAATGTAACTGGGGTATCGCAACCCAGCGCCCAGATCTTGTAAAGCGTTTAAATCCAGAGATTGGATACAAACGTCTCGTTAACCTTGTTCATGCTTGGGACCATGAAGTAAAAGAAATGATGGGTGGTATGGGTATTAACTCTATCGAATCTCTTCGTGGTAATCGTTTAATGCTTCGAGGCATTGGACTTTCAGAAAAAGAATTAGAAATCTTAGGCATTTCTCATGCTGGTGAATAA
- a CDS encoding class II glutamine amidotransferase, with the protein MLKKEGQIRIPSGCAISGFINRNGTRIAGDKIVKSISYMHDRSNGLGGGFAGYGIYPEYKDLYAFHVFYEGSTAREETERFLEEHFDIVNLSRIPTRKHKNITNEPLIWRYFLEPISTKLIASQLEEKEFVAQSVININIKIDGAYVFSSGKNMGVFKAVGFPEDVGEFYRLEDYSGYAWTAHGRYPTNTPGWWGGAHPFALLDYTIVHNGEISSYDANRRFVEMFGYKCTLLTDTEVITYIIDLLNRKHKLSMEDIAKIIAAPFWSKIDTLPAKEKEKLTLFRNMFSSLLITGPFSIILGFEGGIMALNDRLKLRSMVAAEKDDMVYIASEECAIRAICPEVDRIWSPKGGEPIIVTLNNGGGAHGN; encoded by the coding sequence ATGCTAAAAAAAGAAGGGCAAATCAGAATTCCTTCAGGATGTGCGATTTCGGGCTTTATCAATCGAAATGGCACGCGCATCGCTGGAGACAAAATAGTAAAATCCATCTCTTACATGCATGATCGTTCAAATGGTTTAGGTGGTGGTTTTGCAGGTTACGGAATTTATCCCGAATATAAAGATTTATATGCTTTTCACGTTTTTTATGAAGGCAGCACTGCAAGAGAAGAAACCGAAAGATTTTTAGAGGAACACTTTGATATCGTTAATCTCAGTCGCATACCTACTAGGAAACATAAGAATATTACCAATGAACCTTTAATCTGGAGATATTTTCTTGAGCCTATTTCTACAAAGCTCATAGCCTCTCAGCTTGAGGAAAAAGAATTTGTAGCACAGTCAGTTATCAATATTAATATCAAAATTGATGGTGCTTATGTCTTTTCTAGCGGTAAAAATATGGGTGTTTTTAAAGCGGTTGGTTTTCCAGAAGATGTTGGGGAGTTTTATAGACTCGAAGATTATTCAGGTTATGCTTGGACAGCCCATGGCAGATATCCTACTAACACACCAGGCTGGTGGGGCGGTGCTCACCCATTTGCACTTCTTGATTATACAATTGTACATAATGGAGAAATATCATCTTACGATGCTAACAGACGTTTTGTTGAGATGTTTGGTTATAAATGTACACTACTTACTGATACAGAAGTTATCACTTACATTATTGATTTATTAAACCGAAAACATAAATTAAGCATGGAAGATATTGCTAAAATTATTGCGGCACCTTTCTGGAGCAAAATAGATACACTTCCTGCAAAAGAAAAAGAAAAACTAACCCTCTTCCGCAATATGTTCTCAAGTCTTTTGATTACAGGTCCATTTTCTATCATTTTAGGCTTTGAAGGAGGTATTATGGCGCTTAATGACCGCCTTAAACTTCGTTCAATGGTGGCTGCTGAAAAAGATGATATGGTGTATATCGCTAGTGAAGAATGTGCAATCCGTGCAATCTGTCCTGAAGTTGACAGAATCTGGTCTCCAAAAGGCGGAGAACCTATTATCGTAACTTTAAATAACGGAGGTGGAGCGCATGGCAATTAA
- the gatC gene encoding Asp-tRNA(Asn)/Glu-tRNA(Gln) amidotransferase subunit GatC, giving the protein MLDTDLITYLAKLSKLQVDDADKERLVSEMSAIVDLMDTMNDVAMGEDEDLKGEGVSPENLREDKSRDSFDREKILQNASHKKDGFFVVPKIME; this is encoded by the coding sequence ATGTTAGATACTGATTTAATTACTTATTTAGCAAAGCTCTCTAAGCTTCAGGTTGATGATGCAGATAAGGAGAGACTTGTATCTGAAATGAGTGCCATTGTTGATTTAATGGACACCATGAATGATGTAGCTATGGGTGAGGATGAAGATTTAAAGGGTGAAGGAGTGAGCCCAGAGAATCTAAGAGAAGATAAGTCAAGAGATTCTTTTGACAGAGAAAAAATACTTCAAAATGCCTCTCATAAAAAAGATGGTTTTTTTGTTGTACCAAAGATTATGGAGTAG
- the gatA gene encoding Asp-tRNA(Asn)/Glu-tRNA(Gln) amidotransferase subunit GatA yields MELCDKSILELRQLLDQKEISSVELTKYYLNRINQIDNKVDSYITVCEEEALKGAECADNRIARGEAMPLTGIPISIKDNMCVEGIRTTCGSKMLENFIPPYNSTAVNKLLAEDVVILGKVSMDEFAMGGSTQTSYYKRTKNPYDTTRVPGGSSGGSAASVAARLAAASLGSDTGGSIRQPAAFCGITGMKPTYGAVSRFGLVAFASSFDQIGPLAHSAKDCAAVLNTISGQDPSDGTSSKQKINFSSKLGKDIKGLKLAIPKEFFGEGIDQTVKDNVLKAVSEYEKMGADIIEVSMPSLKYAIAAYYLIASAEASSNLARYDGIKFGYCAEDAKTYEERITRTRKEGFGEEVKRRILLGTYALSSGYYDAYYKKALYIQQKIKTEYKNIFEKCDAMITPTAPTTAFKIGEIEGDPVKMYLADICTVTVNIAGLPAISTTCGYDEIGMPIGMSVVGRAFDDATVLQIADAFESNFTIKNPKL; encoded by the coding sequence ATGGAGCTATGTGATAAGAGTATTCTTGAGCTTAGACAGCTGCTGGATCAAAAAGAAATATCATCCGTGGAGTTGACAAAATATTACCTTAATAGAATTAATCAAATAGATAATAAAGTAGACAGTTATATTACAGTATGTGAAGAAGAAGCACTAAAAGGTGCCGAATGCGCAGATAATAGGATTGCAAGAGGGGAAGCTATGCCTCTTACAGGTATACCAATCAGTATCAAAGATAATATGTGTGTAGAGGGTATACGTACAACTTGTGGCTCTAAAATGTTGGAGAATTTTATCCCCCCATATAATTCAACGGCAGTTAATAAATTATTAGCAGAAGATGTGGTTATACTAGGGAAAGTAAGTATGGATGAGTTTGCAATGGGTGGTTCTACTCAGACATCCTATTATAAAAGAACAAAAAATCCATATGATACAACCAGAGTACCTGGCGGTTCTTCAGGCGGTAGTGCCGCATCTGTAGCAGCTAGACTTGCAGCTGCATCTTTAGGGTCAGATACGGGAGGTTCAATCAGACAACCGGCTGCTTTTTGCGGTATCACAGGGATGAAACCAACTTATGGGGCAGTATCAAGATTTGGACTTGTGGCTTTTGCAAGTTCTTTTGATCAAATAGGGCCTCTAGCTCATAGTGCAAAAGACTGTGCAGCAGTATTAAATACAATATCAGGGCAAGATCCTTCAGATGGTACTTCATCAAAACAAAAGATAAACTTTAGCAGTAAATTAGGCAAAGATATCAAAGGCTTAAAACTGGCAATACCCAAAGAGTTTTTTGGAGAAGGCATAGATCAAACCGTTAAGGATAATGTGCTTAAAGCTGTATCAGAATATGAGAAAATGGGAGCGGATATTATAGAAGTTTCCATGCCAAGCTTAAAGTATGCGATAGCAGCATACTACCTTATAGCTTCAGCAGAAGCAAGCTCAAACCTTGCCAGATATGACGGTATAAAATTTGGCTATTGTGCAGAAGATGCTAAGACTTACGAAGAGCGTATCACCCGTACTCGTAAAGAAGGGTTTGGAGAAGAAGTAAAAAGAAGAATTCTTCTTGGAACTTATGCACTATCTAGTGGGTACTATGATGCCTATTATAAAAAGGCACTTTATATACAACAGAAAATAAAAACAGAATACAAAAATATATTTGAAAAGTGTGATGCAATGATCACACCAACAGCACCTACAACAGCTTTTAAAATAGGAGAAATTGAAGGGGACCCAGTTAAGATGTATTTAGCGGATATTTGTACTGTAACGGTTAACATTGCAGGACTTCCAGCGATATCAACAACTTGTGGTTATGACGAAATAGGTATGCCAATAGGTATGTCTGTAGTAGGCAGAGCCTTCGATGATGCAACAGTACTCCAAATAGCAGATGCATTTGAGAGTAACTTTACAATTAAAAATCCTAAACTATAA